In Daucus carota subsp. sativus chromosome 4, DH1 v3.0, whole genome shotgun sequence, one DNA window encodes the following:
- the LOC108216289 gene encoding uncharacterized protein LOC108216289 isoform X1 produces MMSGENSCDEVSKKRSALGDVTNLVGKRGLSEISGGDFEDRKKGKSVKQVCLEVENVGKKESLAEGGVNKDRGKEVLDCLGVCPGADEPNSKFISEVPKLLKNDFLHGGVEDINRNVADVSRESCVSGIPKPTSPAVLDSVDVGGDPAKDEGVGSQGEQSTTVFEQFDTDVDENELGDENLDSGKSESVDYLRFPESQESRSCGLERCVGFKGDGLSDSPVGIDLIKACTCSFCTKAAYIWSDLHYQDIKGRLAALKKSQKEANILAERSTKIRAANIHGQETPDVSELQSSLRGQWRSLFAHMEEIFGQESSQLESNLYTLKDLRDNCKTELESINGMPFSKE; encoded by the exons ATGATGAGTGGGGAAAATTCTTGTGATGAAGTTTCCAAGAAAAGGAGTGCTTTAGGAGATGTTACGAATCTTGTTGGGAAAAGAGGATTATCGGAGATTTCGGGTGGTGATTTTGAGGACAGGAAAAAGGGTAAGTCTGTGAAGCAAGTATGTTTAGAAGTGGAGAATGTAGGAAAAAAGGAATCTTTGGCTGAAGGGGGTGTCAATAAAGATAGGGGCAAGGAGGTATTGGATTGCTTGGGCGTTTGTCCCGGGGCTGATGAGCCGAATAGCAAATTCATTTCTGAGGTGCCAAAGTTATTGAAGAATGACTTTCTACATGGCGGGGTTGAAGATATTAATCGAAATGTGGCTGATGTTTCAAGAGAGAGTTGTGTATCTGGCATTCCAAAGCCTACAAGCCCGGCTGTTCTGGATAGTGTTGATGTGGGAGGGGATCCGGCGAAGGATGAGGGAGTCGGTTCTCAAGGCGAACAAAGCACTACTGTCTTTGAACAATTTGATACTGATGTTGATGAAAATGAGCTTGGTGATGAGAATTTAGACTCGGGCAAAAGTGAGTCAGTTGATTATCTCAGATTTCCAGAATCACAAGAATCCAGATCATGTGGTCTGGAAAGATGTGTTGGGTTTAAAGGTGATGGATTATCTGATTCTCCTGTGGGTATTGACTTGATCAAGGCTTGCACTTGTTCTTTTTGCACAAAAG CTGCTTATATTTGGTCAGACCTTCACTACCAGGATATCAAGGGCCGTTTAGCAG CATTAAAGAAGAGTCAGAAAGAAGCGAACATCTTGGCTGAAAGGAGTACCAAGATCAGGGCAGCTAACATTCATGGTCAAGAAACACCTGATGTCTCAGAGCTCCAGTCAAGTCTTAGGGGTCAGTGGAGGTCGCTCTTCGCTCATATGGAGGAAATTTTTGGTCAAGAAAGCAGCCAGCTT GAATCCAACTTATACACACTAAAGGATCTGAGAGATAATTGCAAGACTGAATTGGAGTCGATTAATGGGATGCCTTTTAGTAAAGAGTAG
- the LOC108216289 gene encoding uncharacterized protein LOC108216289 isoform X2, with amino-acid sequence MMSGENSCDEVSKKRSALGDVTNLVGKRGLSEISGGDFEDRKKGKSVKQVCLEVENVGKKESLAEGGVNKDRGKEVLDCLGVCPGADEPNSKFISEVPKLLKNDFLHGGVEDINRNVADVSRESCVSGIPKPTSPAVLDSVDVGGDPAKDEGVGSQGEQSTTVFEQFDTDVDENELGDENLDSGKSESVDYLRFPESQESRSCGLERCVGFKGDGLSDSPVGIDLIKACTCSFCTKAAYIWSDLHYQDIKGRLAALKKSQKEANILAERSTKIRAANIHGQETPDVSELQSSLRGQWRSLFAHMEEIFGQESSQLVSSTLELALITLPAFAQIIKWNPTYTH; translated from the exons ATGATGAGTGGGGAAAATTCTTGTGATGAAGTTTCCAAGAAAAGGAGTGCTTTAGGAGATGTTACGAATCTTGTTGGGAAAAGAGGATTATCGGAGATTTCGGGTGGTGATTTTGAGGACAGGAAAAAGGGTAAGTCTGTGAAGCAAGTATGTTTAGAAGTGGAGAATGTAGGAAAAAAGGAATCTTTGGCTGAAGGGGGTGTCAATAAAGATAGGGGCAAGGAGGTATTGGATTGCTTGGGCGTTTGTCCCGGGGCTGATGAGCCGAATAGCAAATTCATTTCTGAGGTGCCAAAGTTATTGAAGAATGACTTTCTACATGGCGGGGTTGAAGATATTAATCGAAATGTGGCTGATGTTTCAAGAGAGAGTTGTGTATCTGGCATTCCAAAGCCTACAAGCCCGGCTGTTCTGGATAGTGTTGATGTGGGAGGGGATCCGGCGAAGGATGAGGGAGTCGGTTCTCAAGGCGAACAAAGCACTACTGTCTTTGAACAATTTGATACTGATGTTGATGAAAATGAGCTTGGTGATGAGAATTTAGACTCGGGCAAAAGTGAGTCAGTTGATTATCTCAGATTTCCAGAATCACAAGAATCCAGATCATGTGGTCTGGAAAGATGTGTTGGGTTTAAAGGTGATGGATTATCTGATTCTCCTGTGGGTATTGACTTGATCAAGGCTTGCACTTGTTCTTTTTGCACAAAAG CTGCTTATATTTGGTCAGACCTTCACTACCAGGATATCAAGGGCCGTTTAGCAG CATTAAAGAAGAGTCAGAAAGAAGCGAACATCTTGGCTGAAAGGAGTACCAAGATCAGGGCAGCTAACATTCATGGTCAAGAAACACCTGATGTCTCAGAGCTCCAGTCAAGTCTTAGGGGTCAGTGGAGGTCGCTCTTCGCTCATATGGAGGAAATTTTTGGTCAAGAAAGCAGCCAGCTTGTAAGTTCAACTCTAGAGCTTGCACTGATCACCCTGCCTGCTTTTGCACAAATTATTAAATG GAATCCAACTTATACACACTAA